Proteins from a genomic interval of Streptomyces sp. NBC_00820:
- a CDS encoding ABC transporter ATP-binding protein, translated as MTELSKSGAAVGEPTSDRRTPEAFLEVRDLKVHFPTDDGLVKSVDGLSFSLEKGRTLAVVGESGSGKSVTSQAIMGLHRLGTRGKNVQMSGEIWLDGKELVGASPDEVRKLRGREMAMIFQDPLSAMHPYYKIGDQIVEAYRVHHDVSKKVARTRAIEMLDRVGIPEPAKRVDGYPHEFSGGMRQRAMIAMALVNNPELLIADEPTTALDVTVQAQILDLIRDLQKEFGSAVMMITHDLGVVAEIADDVLVMYGGRCVERGRAEEVFEKPQHPYTWGLLGSMPRIDRETSERLIPVKGQPPSLINIPSGCAFHPRCPYADVPEGNVSRTVRPELELVSTGHWSACHLPAEDRERIWTEEIAPKL; from the coding sequence GTGACCGAACTCTCCAAGTCCGGTGCGGCCGTGGGGGAGCCCACCTCCGACCGCCGGACGCCCGAAGCCTTCCTCGAGGTCCGCGACCTCAAGGTGCACTTCCCCACCGACGACGGCCTGGTCAAGTCCGTCGACGGGCTCAGCTTCTCGCTGGAGAAGGGCCGGACCCTCGCCGTCGTCGGCGAGTCCGGCTCCGGCAAGTCGGTCACCTCGCAGGCCATCATGGGCCTGCACCGGCTCGGCACCCGCGGCAAGAACGTCCAGATGTCCGGCGAGATCTGGCTGGACGGCAAGGAACTGGTCGGCGCCTCCCCGGACGAGGTGCGCAAGCTCCGCGGCCGCGAGATGGCGATGATCTTCCAGGACCCGCTGTCCGCGATGCACCCGTACTACAAGATCGGCGACCAGATCGTCGAGGCGTACCGGGTCCACCACGACGTCAGCAAGAAGGTGGCCCGCACGCGTGCCATCGAGATGCTGGACCGCGTGGGCATCCCGGAGCCGGCCAAGCGCGTCGACGGCTACCCGCACGAGTTCTCCGGCGGTATGCGCCAGCGCGCCATGATCGCCATGGCGCTGGTGAACAACCCCGAGCTGCTCATCGCGGACGAGCCGACCACCGCGCTCGACGTGACCGTCCAGGCGCAGATCCTCGACCTGATCCGGGACCTGCAGAAGGAGTTCGGCTCCGCGGTCATGATGATCACCCATGACCTCGGTGTGGTCGCCGAGATCGCGGACGACGTCCTGGTGATGTACGGCGGCCGGTGCGTGGAGCGTGGCCGCGCCGAAGAGGTCTTCGAGAAGCCGCAGCACCCCTACACCTGGGGTCTGCTCGGCTCGATGCCCCGGATCGACCGTGAGACCTCCGAACGGCTCATCCCGGTCAAGGGCCAGCCGCCGAGCCTCATCAACATCCCCTCGGGCTGCGCCTTCCACCCGCGCTGCCCGTACGCGGACGTCCCCGAGGGCAACGTCAGCCGCACGGTGCGTCCCGAGCTGGAGCTGGTGAGCACCGGGCACTGGTCCGCCTGCCACCTCCCGGCCGAGGACCGTGAGCGGATCTGGACCGAAGAGATTGCGCCGAAGCTGTGA
- a CDS encoding M1 family metallopeptidase, with product MGAVATAAAASFLVVAASPAPVAGAPGIGDPYFPRLGNGGFDARHYDLDIAYAPGTGRLDGRTTLTARATRNLSSFDLDLQKLEITRVEVDGRKAKFTRDGDEITVTPRGTLRKGHDFTVSVTYGGVPEALSGPIVFGSDYGWMKTTDGVFVACEPNAASTWFPSSDHPADKATYDIRIKAPKGLTGVSNGRLVSAYDKGGSSYAHWRENRPMATYLATATIGKFDVRTGRTPGGIPVYVAIDPVLKDSNAVDVYAVTAAATDYWSQVFGPYPFEETGAIVDDMPEAGFSLEVQSKPAYSAVRSESTIVHELAHQWFGDSVSVAQWKDIWLNEGFATYAQWLWAEHQGTRSAHDSFRAAYDTRPADSDFWKIKVADPQRDTMFASAVYQRGAMTLQALRERIGDTAFFELLPAWTRQHRYGNADTGDFIRLAEKISGRQLDDLFDTWLFTTGKPTV from the coding sequence GTGGGGGCCGTCGCCACCGCCGCGGCGGCCTCCTTCCTGGTCGTCGCCGCCTCACCCGCACCCGTCGCGGGCGCACCCGGCATCGGCGACCCCTACTTCCCGCGGCTCGGCAACGGCGGCTTCGACGCCCGCCACTACGACCTGGACATCGCCTACGCCCCCGGCACCGGCCGCCTGGACGGCCGTACGACGCTCACCGCCCGCGCCACCAGGAACCTCTCCTCCTTCGACCTGGACCTGCAGAAGCTGGAGATCACACGGGTCGAGGTCGACGGCAGGAAGGCGAAGTTCACGCGGGACGGCGACGAGATCACCGTCACTCCGCGCGGCACGCTCCGCAAGGGCCACGACTTCACGGTCTCCGTCACCTACGGCGGCGTACCCGAAGCCCTCAGCGGCCCCATCGTCTTCGGGTCCGACTACGGCTGGATGAAGACCACCGACGGCGTGTTCGTCGCCTGTGAGCCCAACGCCGCCTCCACCTGGTTCCCGTCCAGCGACCACCCCGCCGACAAGGCCACCTACGACATCCGGATCAAGGCGCCCAAGGGCCTGACCGGTGTCTCCAACGGCCGGCTCGTGTCGGCGTACGACAAGGGCGGCTCGTCGTACGCCCACTGGCGCGAGAACCGGCCCATGGCCACCTACCTGGCCACCGCCACCATCGGGAAGTTCGACGTGCGCACCGGCCGCACCCCCGGCGGCATCCCGGTCTACGTCGCCATCGACCCGGTGCTCAAGGACAGCAACGCCGTCGACGTGTACGCCGTCACCGCCGCCGCCACCGACTACTGGTCCCAGGTCTTCGGGCCGTACCCGTTCGAGGAGACGGGCGCGATCGTCGACGACATGCCCGAGGCCGGGTTCTCGCTGGAGGTGCAGAGCAAGCCCGCCTACTCGGCCGTGCGCAGCGAGTCGACCATCGTGCACGAACTGGCCCACCAGTGGTTCGGCGACTCGGTGAGCGTGGCTCAGTGGAAGGACATCTGGCTCAACGAGGGCTTCGCCACCTACGCCCAGTGGCTGTGGGCGGAGCACCAGGGCACCCGCTCGGCCCACGACTCCTTCCGGGCCGCGTACGACACCCGCCCCGCCGACTCCGACTTCTGGAAGATCAAGGTCGCCGACCCGCAGCGCGACACGATGTTCGCCTCCGCCGTCTACCAGCGGGGCGCGATGACCCTCCAGGCGCTCCGGGAGCGGATCGGCGACACCGCGTTCTTCGAGCTGCTGCCGGCCTGGACCCGTCAGCACCGGTACGGCAACGCCGACACCGGCGACTTCATCCGGCTCGCTGAGAAGATCAGCGGGCGACAGCTCGACG